Genomic window (Bacillota bacterium):
TTGTATATGGGTTAAGCACATTACATAGAAACTGGAAAGATATCAAAAAGGTAGCGTAAGAAGACATCGTTGAATAAAGCATCTCCGCAAGGGCTTCATCAATGATTAAGTTAAAATTATAAGAAGCGGAGTTTCAAAGATAAATAGTGATGTTTCAGCGATATTATGTGCAGCATATGTTTGACTTTTATTAATTATTTATGTATAATATTGTAAAAACAGGGGTGAGAAGATGGTGGTAACCATCCAAAAAGGTGGCGGAGGTTGCTTGATTGTACGATTTCCATATTCCAGGGAGACTGTTGAAAAGATATACAAAGGATCCGTAACCCCATGGATGATTATATGAATCTCTCCACCATAATGCAATTTCCCAAAACAGGTTCGAGAATCCCTCTGCATAGTGCGATTACCCGCGACAGACTCGGGAATCCCTCCACACAGGTAGATAACACGAGACAGGTTCAGGAATAAGGTGTTCTCTGCAATATAGCCCACTGACGCCGCCCGGGTCTCCGGCCGTCGGGCGGAATGAGAAGGAAATACACAGTTGAAAGATATTGTCATAAGGAGAGATAAATTATGAGTAAAATAGGCAGAAACGAGCCTTGCCCTTGTGGAAGCGGGAAGAAATATAAGAAATGTTGTATTGATAAGCCTGAACAGGATATTATGAGAGAAGGCTTTTTACAACGTTTAAAAAGTCTTTGGACATATGAAAAAGTAAGCAAAATGAGCACTGCTGAAATAATTCAACGGTTAGAAAGTATCGGTATCCCGTTTGATAAAGATGCTTTTTTAAGAGATATAGAAAAATTCTATTCAGCAGAACAAATTTCAGAGAATTGGTTTAAGAATTTTAGAGTAACGGCAAAAGGTAGGGATGAAGATTTTCCTTGGCTTGCTGCATGGATTTTATGGGAGAGATTAGCACCAACACATATATTGTCAATGGAGCAAATGAATGATTTGATTGATGAGGGTTTTGAACTTTTATCAAAAAATGATTCTAAAAAAGCCTGCGATGTTTGGTTAAAAGTATGGGAAGCACTAAAGTATAGATTTAAACCAGAATACAAAAACCTGGATTTTTTGGACAAGCAGTATAATGGAAGCTTTTTTATAAGAAACTTTTGTCAAGACCTCGAAAATGAATTACATAATGCTGCTTTGGATGATAAAACTTATTTTGAAAAAAGAATTAATTATTGTAGAGAATTTTGTGACTATTTCCCTGATGAACATGAATTAATTATTCATAATATGAGACGTTCCATTGCAGAATCATACTCTTGCATGTATAATTATGAACAGGCTGAATTGGAATATAAAAAGTTAGTGCAAGACTATCCCGATAATCCTTGGGGATATATTGGATGGGGGGATATGTATTTTTTCGACATGAAAAAAGATTATGCTAAAGCCAAAGAATTTTATGAAAAAGCCTTAGCTATAGCGAAAGACAAAACAGATATAATTGCTGTGCAGGAAAGACTGGAAGATTTAGAAAATGAAACGAGAATCTAATAAATAGCAGTGCCGCTATGACATCGAATCCTAAAGGATAAAGAACTATTTGCTACGATGTTTGCCTTTAAGGGTGGACATGGACGGGGCATTTTAACTAAAACAGCTAATAATTTGATAAGAGGAGAGAGATACATGCTTATTCAATGCACGAAAGCCTTGCTGGACAAGATGAATATTACCGGAAACGAGCTGAAATCGCCAATTGAATATGAGGAGCGGCCGGGCGAATTTAAAAAGCACGATTATGTAACCGGCGTATATGAGGCGGGCTCCGCTGCGGAAGATGTGGAAAACGACCTGACGGAATTGATTGCCAAAGTAAATGCGTACGAGGGCAAGGGACGGCTTTTTTGGGTCAAGAGGAGCTTATAGAAAACAACTATAAAAGGAGGCAATAAGTCATGATGAGAGAAACCGAGTGGTAGTTCATAATTTATGCTTATAATAAAAAATTGCAAGCTGGGTTCTGTCTCTTAAGTTCAGCTTCTCAAGGATAACACTTATATAATTCCGCACCGTTCCTTCACTCAGGTACAGTGTCTCTGAAATCTCCTTATTTGACAGCCCATTTGCTACCAGTGTGATTATTTCAATTTCTTTTTCGGTCAAATTAAAACTATTGATGTTAAAACTATTTATGCCATCTTTACGGGTATCACCCTTAAATCCCGGGATTTTCGTAATTATTTCGTCACCGAATACCCTCTGTCCCATATAAACAGCCTTGACCGATGGAATTATGCTTTCAAAATTCTGCTTTAAAATATAGCCTTTTGCTCCAATTTGAAAGGCTTTTGCTATATATTCATTATCTGAAAAGGTGGTTAAAAAAAGAATCTTTGCGTTTTTATCTTTTTCTATTATTATTTCAGCAGCTTCTATCCCCGTCATACCATCCATCCTGATATCCATCAGCAAAACATCAGGCCTTAAGTCCAGGTAGAGATCCACAGCCTGCTGGCCGCTATATACTGTCCCCACTACTTTAATTTCCCTGTCGGCTTCCAATATGGTTTTTAAGGAAGCACAAACCAGCTTGTCGTCATCCACAATCAATATTCTCAAGTTTGTGGTACCTCCTTCGGAATGGAAATAAAAATTTCAAAACCGTTTTCTGTTATTATATTGATATTCCCGTTAAATGAATGTACCCTGTCAATCATATTTCTAAGCCCCAGGCCGTCTTCAATATTGTAGCCTTTCACCGAACCGTTATCCCTTATAATGAGCTGGTAAAATGCCGGGTGTTCCCTGAATGTAATGGAAGTATGGGTCGCGTTTGAATGCTTCATTATATTGGATAAAGCTTCTTTTACAATGGAAATAAATGCGTATTTAAGCTTTTTTTCCGGTGTGCTATTGATATGATAATCATAGCTTATCTCACAGAAGGTAAATTGATCTATTATTTTTTCTATTTCGGCATTAAGATCAATGGATTCATCATACAACTCGTGGACACTGGTTCTTATGCTGTTCATCGCTAGAGACAACGTATTATTGAGGGCTTCAAGACCATTTCTGACTTTTTCATCCTGATTAATGGTAAGGAGCGCACCGGACTGTAGAATAGCGCTCGACAGCAAATGTCCCACATTGTCGTGAATTTCCCGGGCAATACGGTTCCGTTCGTTTATGGTTGCGAGGGTCCGTTCATTATCCTGATTTTCAATCAAGGCCCTGTTCTGTTTCTTCAATTGGATCGACATTTCTCTTGTTGTGTCGCTTAGCTCATTATATTTAAAATATAGTTTAATATACGCTTCCGCTCGGTACCTAATCAATATGCAAAGAAACAGTAGGGTTATTACCGGGGAAAATAATTGTATGGAAACAGGCTTGATAAAATATAGAAGCGGGATAATGCCAAAGAGATTAATATATTGGTATTTGTAAAATAGCATGTCGTAAGCAATTAAGGGCAAAAAAACCACCAATTCAGACACAAAACAGGATAAGACGGAAAACCCTGTTGTTAAAACTGTTCTTAGCCTTTCGTCATCAAAATAGCTTAAAAATCCGCTGAAAGTTATGCTGATAAGTATTGTTACCACACTGATGTTTAAATCTGCCTGGCAAAGATAGACAATCAGGCAGCATATGAAAATAATAAGCTTATCTGTTAGATTTATGAAAATAAACATAACTGTTTATCCTATTCCATATTATAAATATATCCTTAATCAGAATATTACCATTTGATTTATATAATTACAAGTATAAATTATTCTGAATCCCTTGATCAACTTTCCACCTCTTGCCCCCATATGATAAGGCATATGTGATGGCATATAATATGACATTTGTCATCTTATAAAGTGATTTGCGGCACTTACAATGGAAATTGAAAAGGACTATTATTATTACATAAGAACCGTCAGGCTGTGTGACAGAGCGCGTGACAGAGAACGATCCACTAGCATTGAGAACTATTCCCTGACACCTGACACACGGGCACATAGCATGTGACAGGGAACCGTTCCCGGCACGGAGAACATTTTCCTAGCGCCAACACGCTGCGTTTCCTGGCGCAGGTATACACTGTCACT
Coding sequences:
- a CDS encoding SEC-C domain-containing protein — protein: MSKIGRNEPCPCGSGKKYKKCCIDKPEQDIMREGFLQRLKSLWTYEKVSKMSTAEIIQRLESIGIPFDKDAFLRDIEKFYSAEQISENWFKNFRVTAKGRDEDFPWLAAWILWERLAPTHILSMEQMNDLIDEGFELLSKNDSKKACDVWLKVWEALKYRFKPEYKNLDFLDKQYNGSFFIRNFCQDLENELHNAALDDKTYFEKRINYCREFCDYFPDEHELIIHNMRRSIAESYSCMYNYEQAELEYKKLVQDYPDNPWGYIGWGDMYFFDMKKDYAKAKEFYEKALAIAKDKTDIIAVQERLEDLENETRI
- a CDS encoding response regulator transcription factor, with amino-acid sequence MRILIVDDDKLVCASLKTILEADREIKVVGTVYSGQQAVDLYLDLRPDVLLMDIRMDGMTGIEAAEIIIEKDKNAKILFLTTFSDNEYIAKAFQIGAKGYILKQNFESIIPSVKAVYMGQRVFGDEIITKIPGFKGDTRKDGINSFNINSFNLTEKEIEIITLVANGLSNKEISETLYLSEGTVRNYISVILEKLNLRDRTQLAIFYYKHKL
- a CDS encoding two-component sensor histidine kinase; amino-acid sequence: MSIQLKKQNRALIENQDNERTLATINERNRIAREIHDNVGHLLSSAILQSGALLTINQDEKVRNGLEALNNTLSLAMNSIRTSVHELYDESIDLNAEIEKIIDQFTFCEISYDYHINSTPEKKLKYAFISIVKEALSNIMKHSNATHTSITFREHPAFYQLIIRDNGSVKGYNIEDGLGLRNMIDRVHSFNGNINIITENGFEIFISIPKEVPQT